The Chloroflexota bacterium genome includes the window CGAGCCGCACGGCAGATGGAACGCGATCAAAACGAATTTGCAAAACGCGTTCAACGCGAACGCCGGCGGTCGTCAAGCGCCGATCTTTGTGGACGAATACAATTTGTTCGCGGTGCAAGACGTGGACAATTCGCAACTGATGACGCGCGCGGTCAACGCGTTGTTCATCGCGGACACGCTTGGACAAATCGCGCAAAATAATTTCGCGACGGCGAATCAGTGGGACTTGATGAACGGCGCGGCGGCGAACGGGACCGATTTCGGTTTGATGAACGCGGATACGTACGCGCGTACGCCGCAGTATTATGTGTTTCCACTCTGGTCGCGTTTCGGCGCGCAGATGTTGCCGGTCACGACGACCTTGCCGGCGACGACGACGCTCAGCGTGTACGCCGGGCGCATCAACGCGCAAACCCTGTCGCTCATCGCGATCAACAAAACCGGATCGCCGATCACTGCGACGATTCAACTTGCCGGCGCGCCCTCGGTTATCAGCGGCACCGCCGATGTCGTACGCGCGAACGCGTTGAGCGATCAAGCTGTGACATTCAACGGCGTGAGCAATCCTTCGAACGATTTGTCGTCCGCGCCGCCGGCATCGTTGACCAGTCTGGGCAATCCGTTGACGTACACGTTCGCGCCGTACTCGATCACGTTGTTGCGAATGCAACTCGCGCCAACCTGGTCGCGATTGTTTCTGCCGTTCGTGATGCGGTGAAATCCGTAGGGCAAGTTTCCAACTTGCCGCATCTGTCTGGCGAGGCAAGATAGAATCTTGCCCTACATTTTGAGGCGTAATATGTCCAACGAACCGCGCGTCGGCGTCGCGCTCATCCTCGTACAAGACAAGCGGGTGCTGCTCGTTCAGCGCAAGGGCGTGCACGGCGAAGGCACGTGGTCAACGCCGGGCGGACATTTAGAATTCGGCGAATCGCCGGAGGAATGCGCCGCGCGCGAAGCGTTTGAAGAAGTCGGCGTTACCGCGCGCGACGTGAAATTTCGCGCGATGACGAACGATGTTTTTGAAACGACCGGCAAGCATTACATCACACTTTGGATGGAGTGCCGCCAGTTCTCCGACGAACCAAGAATCAACGCGCCGGCGGAAATCGCCGACCTGGGTTGGTTCGCGTGGGACGCTCTGCCGCAACCGCTTTTCCTGCCATTGCAAAATCTGCTTGCTGGCAAATGCTATCCGAAATAACTGCATTACCCACGAAGAGCACGAAGGACACGAATAATTTTCCTTCGTGGACTTGTGTCCTTTGTGGGGAAAATTTGTATTGGGGTTTTATCATGAATGAGTATCTGAAATCGAATCGCGAATTGTGGAACACCTGGACGCGCGTCCACGTCAAATCAAAAATGTACGATGTCGAGGGATTCAAGCGCGGCGACAATCGGCTCGACGCGGTTGTGCGCGCCGGACTCGGCGACGTGCGCGGCAAATCGTTGTTGCATTTGCAATGCCATTTTGGACTCGACACATTGAACTGGGCGCGGCTCGGCGCGCGCGTGACCGGCGCGGATTTTTCGGAAGAAGCGATCACGACCGCGCGCGCATTGGCGCGTGAGGTTGGACTCGACGCGAATTTTGTGTGTGCGAACATTTACGATTTGCCGAACGCGCTCGACGACAAGTTTGACATCGTGTTCACCTCGCATGGCGTGCTTTCGTGGTTGCCCGATTTGAACGCGTGGGGGCGCGTCATCGCGCATTTCTTGAAACCGGGCGGCACGTTCTTCATCGCTGAAGGACATCCGGCCGCGTACATCTTCGACGACGATAACCCGAATGATTTGCGCGTGCGTTATCCGTACTTTCACACCGATGCGCCAGGCACGTCCCAGGTTCACGGCTCGTACGCCGACCGCGACGCGGATGTACATTGCGTCGAGTACTGGTGGGCGTTCAGTATCGGCGATGTGATCAACGCATTGACGCGCGCGGGCTTGCGTATCGAATCGCTCGACGAGTTTCCATACAACACGTGGCAAATGTATCCGTTCATGGAACAGGACGCGGAAGGTTGGTGGCGCTTGCCCGCGCGATTTCCGGCGTTGCCGTTGATGTTCGCGTTGCGGGCGACGGCTGAGGACAGACCGCAGACTGCCGAGGGAAATTGATGGACGAAAATTTGCAATCATCAGCGGTCGGCGGTCAGCAGTCGCGCGTAGCGGTTGTCGGCATTGACGCCGGCGGCACGCACTCGCGCGCATGGCTGGCGAACGAACGCGGCGACATTCTTGGCAAGGGCGAAGCGGGACCGGGTAATCCGCACGTCGGCGGCACGGATGCGGCGCGCCGCGAAATCCTAACCGCGATTCAACGCGCGTGCGATGACGCGCGTATCGAAAAGCAAACAATTGCCGCCGCGTGTCTCGGCATCGCCGGGGTTGCGCGCCCGGACGAACGCGCGGATTGGACAACCTGGGCGCGCGAATTTATCGCGCCGCGCATCGCGATGTGCAACGACGGCGAAATCGTCATCGCGGCGGGCACGCCGGAAAATTGGGGTGTTGCGCTGATTGCCGGCACCGGCTCGTCCGCGTGGGGCAAAGCGCGTGACGGACGACGCGCGCGCGCGGGTGGCTGGGGCTGGCTTATCGGCGACGAAGGCAGCGGATTCGAAATGGCGCGGCACGCCTTGCGCGCGGCATCCCAAGCCGCGGACGGACGTGGCGAGCCGACGCGCTTGGGCGATGCGATTCTCGCGTTTTGGAATTTGCGCGAGCCGCAAGACCTCATCGCGCGCGTGTATCGGTCGGGTTTGAAGAACGCGGACATTGCCGCGCTTGCGAGCGTCGTCGTGCGCGTCGCAGACGAAGGCGATGCGGTCGCGCACAAGTTGATTGACGACGCGGGCGCATCGCTCGCCATCGCGATTGGCGCGGTCGCGCGTTCTTTGCAAATCGAACGCGTCGCGATTCCGCTCGCGCTCACCGGCGGCTTGTTGCTCGATGCGCCCGGCGTACGCGAACGCTTGTTCGCCTCCGCGCGCGAACGTGGATTCAACTTTGCGCCGGTCACACTCGTTCACGACCCAGTTCTCGGCGCGGTTCGCCTCGCGCTGGAATTATTGGGACGCGGATAAACGCGGATGGACGCGGATTTTATTTTATCTGCGTTCATCCGCGCTCGTCCGCGTCGAATCCTGGGAGAAACCATGACCAGTATTTTAAGGGCGGAAATTTACGAACAGGGCGATGCGCTCGCGCGATTCCTCGACGCGGAATCGGCGAACGTCGCGCGCATCGCGGAAAAAATTCGGCAGAGCAACATCGAGTCCATCACGATTGCCGCGCGCGGCACCTCGGACAACGCGGCGACGTACGGCAAGTACGTGTTCGCGTCGTTCAATCGTTTGCCGGTCGCGCTCGCGACACCGTCGCTCTACACAGTGTATCGTACGCCGCCGCGCCTCGCCCACACGCTCGTCATCGGCATTTCGCAATCGGGCGAATCGCCGGACATTCTCGCGGTGCTCGAAGAAGCGAAACGCCAAGGTGCGCCGACGCTCGCGATCACGAACTCGGTGGATTCGCCGTTCGCGCGTACCGCCGACGATGTGATTTTGCAACACGCCGGCGTCGAGAAAACGGTCGGCGCGACCAAAACGTACACGACCCAGTTGTGCGCGCTCGCGTTGCTCTCCGTGTCGCTCGCGAACGATGCGACGCGTCGCCGCGAGTTGGACAAGGTACCCGATGCTGTGAGACACGCGTTGTCGGTGGATGCGCTTGCCGAACCGATTGCCGCGCGGTGGCGCGAGGCGAACGCCGCGCTCGTGATTGGACGCGGTTACAATTATGCGACCGCGTTCGAGATCGCGCTCAAGATGAAAGAACTTGCGTACGTGCTCGCCGAGCCATTCTCGTCCGCCGATTTCATGCACGGACCGATCGCGGTCGTGCAAGACCAATTCCCAGTCGTCGTGATCGCGCCGCGCGGCAAGGTGTGCGACGATTTGATCGCGACCGCGCGCCAATTGCAAGCCAAGGGCGCGGATGTCGTGATGATTTCGGATGCGCCCGAAGCGCGCGCGCTCGGCGATGCGTCGCTCGCGTTGCCCGGTGCGCTTCCCGAATGGCTCTCGCCGTTGTACGCGGTCATCCCAGGTCAGTTGCTCGCGTTGCATCTCACAGTGGCGAAAGGGATTGACCCCGATCATCCGCGCGGTTTGAAAAAAGTGACGCGCACGATGTGAGAAATTTTCATCACAGAAAGCGCTGTGTTTCAAATTTTCTTTCTTGGTGAACTCGGTGTTCGCCGTGGCGAAAACGCCGGCGTTAAGGTTTTGTTAGACCTTGAGCGTGTTTGACCCAGAGTCCCTTGACAGTCGCCTAGCGCGGTGCTAATATCATCGCGCACATGTTTCGTGACGATCGCGAAACGTAACTTCTCATGAAAGGGAGACTTTGAAATGGCACACCAATTACCCGCGCTACCGTATTCGTTTGACGCACTGGAACCGCACATTGATGCGCGCACGATGGAAATTCATCACGGCAAGCATCACGCCGCGTACGTGACCAACCTCAACGCGGCGCTCGAAAAATATCCCAACCTCCAAGGCAAAAGTATTGAAGCGTTGTTGAAAGAAATCAACAGCGTGCCCGAAGACATTCGCACGGCAGTCCGCAACAATGGCGGCGGTCACATGAATCACACCATGTTCTGGGAAATCATGGGACCGAAAGCCGGCGGCGAACCGACGGGCGCGCTCGCGGACGCGATCAATAAATCGTTCGGCAGTTTCGCCGCGTTCAAAGAACAACTGGCGAAAGCAGGGATGGGACGTTTCGGCAGTGGTTGGGCGTGGCTCATCAACAAGGGCGGCGCGCTCTCGATTGAAAGCACTGCCAATCAAGACCAGCCGATTATGGACGGCAAGATTGCGATCCTGGGTGTGGACGTGTGGGAACACGCGTACTATCTCAAATATCAGAATCGCCGCGCCGATTACATCGCGGCGTGGTGGAACGTGGTGAACTGGAACGAGGTCGCGCGACGTTTCGCGGCAAAGTAAGCTGACCCAGGTTCGCATGGGCGAGGAAATGAAATAGAAAAGGCACGACCAGGAATGAGGAATTGGGCAGGTCTAATTCCTCATTACCTTTTTTCGAGTTGGGAGGGACGATGACGACCACCTTTGCCGATAGCGCGACCCAAACGCAAATGCAACACCGCGCGCTCGGTCTGAGCGACGAGCACGCGTTGGAGATGTACTGGAACATGCTGCTCGCGCGTCGGCTCGACGAGCGGATGTGGATTTTGCATCGCCAGCACCAGGTCGCGTTTCATATTTCCGGAATTGGGCACGAAGCCGCGCAGGTGGGTGCGGCGTTCGCACTGAAAAAAGGACACGACTGGGCGCATCCGTACTATCGCGATATGGCGCTCGTCCTCACGCTCGGCGTGACGCCGCGCGAGTTGATGCTCGCGTTGTTTGGCAAGCAAGGCGAAATTTCTTCCGGCGCGCGCCAGATGCCGGCGCATTTCAGTCATCGTGCGCTCAACATCGTGACCGGATCGAGTCCGGTCGCGACCCAGATTCCGCAAGCCGCCGGCATTGCGTTCGCGATCAAATACAAACGCACCGACCAAGTCGTGCTCACGTGCTTTGGCGAAGGTTCGACCGCCGAAGGCGATTTTCACGAAGGGCTGAACTGGGCGAGCATTCATAAATTGCCGGTCGTTTTTCTCTGCGAGAACAATCAGTACGCGATTTCGGTGCCGACGACGAAACAGATGGCAGTGCCGAACGTCGCGGATCGAGCGTTGGCGTATGGTATTCCCGGCATCATCGCGGATGGCAACGATGTGCTTGACACGTATCGCGTGGTGCGCGACGCGGTCGAACGCGCGCGGCGTGGTGAAGGCGCGACGCTCGTCGAAGCGAAAACGTACCGCCCGGTGCCGCACTCGTCCGACGACGATGATCGCACGTACCGTTCGCGTGAAGAAGTGGAAGAGTGGAAACGCAAAGACCCAATCTTGCGAATGCGGCAGTACCTTGAAAGCGTCAAATTGTTGAACGAAGCGAAGGCGCAAGAGTACGACGCACGCGCCAAGCAGGTGGTGGACGACGCGGAACAATTCGCGCGCAATGCGCCGCTGCCGCGACCGGAATTTGCGCTGGAAAACGTCTGGGGTGAGTTGTCAAAGGCGTAATTGGTAAATGGTAATTACCAATTACCATTTACTCCTGCGAGTAAACGTATGCCAGTCTTGACTAACATCGAAGCCGTGACGCGCACGTTGCAAGAAGAGATGCGGCGCGATCCAAATATTTTCATCACCGGCGAAGATGTCGGCGTGCGCGGCGGCGTGTTTCGCGCGACGAAAGGATTGATCGAAGAATTTGGCGACGCGCGCGTCGTGGACTCGCCGCTCGCGGAACTTTCGATTGTCGCGGTCGGCATCGGCGCGGCGTTGTACGGTTTGCGTCCCGTGTCCGAAATTCAATTTGCCGATTTTATCGCGCCGGCGTTCAACCAGATCGTCAACGAAGCCGCGCGCATTCGTTATCGCTCGAACGGCGCGTGGACGTGTCCGCTCGTGATGCGGACGCCGTACGGCGGCGGCGTCAGCGGCGGGTTATATCATTCGCAATCCATCGAGGCGACCTACGCGCACATCCCAGGTCTCTATGTCGTCGCGCCGAGCACGCCGCGCGATACGGTGGGTATGCTTCGTTACGCGTTGCGCGTGGACGACCCAGTTTTGTTTCTCGAACACAAAAAAGCGTACCGTCTCATCAAGGGCGACGTGCCCGACGAGTACTACACGATTCCGTTTGGCAAAGCCGACGTGAAACGCGCGGGCACGGACTTGACCGTGATCGCATACGGCTTGATGATGCACTATGCGCTCGACGCGGCGGAGCGCGTTGCGCGCGATGGCATCAGCGTCGAAGTGATTGATCCGCGCACGCTCAATCCGCTCGATAAAGAAACGATTCTCGCGTCGGTGAAGAAAACGAGCAAGGCGTTGATCGTGTACGAAGACAATCTCACACTCGGCGTCGGCGCGGAAATCGCGGCGATCATCGCGAGCGACGCGTTCGAGTGGCTCGACGCGCCGGTGATGCGCGTCGCCGCGCCGGATATTCCGGCAGTGCCGTTCAGCCAACCGATGCAAGATTTCTTCATGCCGAACGCGGACAAGATCGAAGCGGCGATCCGCAAGTTAGCGGCGTATTGAGTCGTCAGTCGCCAGTCAACAGTAGACAGTCTGATTTTACTGTTGACTGTTGCCTGGCGACTGTTGACTGTCTACTGGAGAGACAATGGCAACCAACGTCGTAATGCCCCAACTCGGCGAAAGCGTCATCGAAGGCACGATTGGCAAATGGTACAAACAAGTCGGCGATTCGATCGAACAGTACGAATCCATCATGGAAGTCATCACCGATAAAGTGACGACGGAAATTCCCTCGCCTGCGTCCGGCACGCTGTTGGAAATTCGCGTGCCCGAAGGTGCGACAGTCAACGCGGGGACGATTCTCGCCGTGATTGGCGCGGCAGACGAACGAGTTCCCTCAGTACCCTCAGTTCTCTCCGTACCTGCGACCTCTGCGCTTGCCACGATGCCTGCGGCAACGCGCGCCACCACCTCGCGCCTCACTCCTGTTGTTGCGCGCATGATCGCGGAAAACAAAATCACCGATGTGGAACTCGCGACGATCCCCGGCACGGGCGAAGGCGGGCGCATTTCGAAAAAAGATGTCGAGGCATTTGTGGCGCGCCGATCTTCTGCATCGCCAATGCTTCCTCCGTCAAAACCTGGGAATGGAAATGAACTGCCACCCTGGGAACAACCTGGGACGGGTGAGTTGTTTCGACCGACTGAAGAGGTGTTTGGCAAACCTCCACCCCCTGCCCCACCCCCATCAAGGACAGGGGAGGAAAGCGAGGTTGTCCCCCTCTCGCCGATTCGCCGCGCGATTGCGGAACACATGGTGCGCTCGAAACAAATCGCGCCGCACGTGACGACGGTACACGAAGCGGACATGTCGCGCGTCATGGCGTACCACAAAGCGCACGAAGCCGAGTTCGCCAAGCAAGGTGTGAAACTGACGTACACCGCGTTCTTTGTCCAAGCCGCCATCGCCGCGCTCAAAGCATTTCCGATTGTCAACGCGTCGTACACCGCGCAGGGCATCGTACTGAAACGCGATGTGAACATCGGCATCGCGGTCGCGCTGGACGAGGGCTTGATCGTGCCGGTCGTCAAACGCGCGGACGAAAAAAGTTTGCTCGGCATCGCGCGCGCGGTGAACGACCTCGCGACGCGCGCGCGTGAAAAACGCCTGCAACCGGACGAGGTGCAGGGTGGCACGTTCACGCTCACGAACTATGGTGTGTTCGGTTCGCTGTTCGGCACGCCGGTCATCAACCAGCCGCAATCCGCGATCATGGGCGTCGGCGCGATTCAGAAACGCGCCATCGTGGTCAACGACGCGATTGCGATTCGCTCGATGATCTATCTCGCGCTCACGTTCGATCATCGTTTGCTCGACGGCGCGGTTGGCGACCAGTTTATGAACCGAGTGAAAAAATTTTTGGAAGAACATCCTGAAGTGTGAATATCGAAACCCGCCTGATTCGTCAGACGGGTTTCTTGTTGCGCGCGGATTATTTTGCGTTTATACTTGCGGTGTGGACAACGTAAAACAAGATGAATCCAGCGAGTCACCGCGCGATCCTCCGACGCAAGAGGAATTAATCTGGCGCGCCCGCGAAGACGTTTGCCCAATGTGTGGCAACGCGATGGCGCTCGTCAATGGTTTTTATCGCTGTCGCGTGTGCGGCTACAAGGAATCGTGTTGCTGGGTATGAAAGCGCGTTGCGCGATTGGAATCCTCACGTGCCTGCTCGCGCTCGTGATGTTCGCGCCGCGCGCAACGTACGGCGCATCGCCCATCGTCTCCACGCGGTTTGCGATCATCGGCGATTTCGGCTTGGCGGGCGCGGCGGAGAACGACGTCGCGAATCTCGTCACGAGTTGGAATCCGGAATTCATCGCGACAGTGGGCGACAACAATTATCCGCTCGGCGCGGCGGCGACGATTGACGCGAACATCGGACAGTACTATCACGATTTCATCGCGCCGTACACCGGCAGTTATGGTGCGGGCGCGGCGACGAATCGTTTCTATCCCACACCGGGCAATCACGATTGGTACACCGCGAACGCGCAACCGTACCTCGATTATTTCACGCTTCCCGGCAATGAACGCTATTACGATTTCGTCTGGGGCAACGTTCACTTGTTCATGCTCGACAGCGACGCGAACGAACCGGACGGTATCACGAGCGTTTCAACACAGGCAACCTGGTTGCAATCCCGGCTTGGCGCTTCGACCGCGCGCTGGAAGTTAGTGCTGTTGCATCACGCGCCGTATTCATCGTCCAGCGCGCATGGCTCGAATCCAACGCTGCAGTGGAACTATGCCGGCTGGGGCGCAAGCGCGGTGATTGCCGGACACGATCACACGTACGAACGCATCTTGAAAAATGGATTGCCGTACTTTGTGAATGGTTTGGGTGGATACCCAGGTATCTATGGTTTCAAGGCGACGCCCGAAACGGGGAGCGCGGTTCGGTACAACGCGGATTTTGGCGCGCTGCGCGTGTCCGCCAGCGATGCGAACATCACGTTTGAATTCATCAATCGCGCTGGCGCGGTCATTGATACGTACTCGTTGAACAAGGTGTACTATTTTCCACTCATTGCACGATAGGACATCACGATGAAGAAAACTGGGTTGAGCGCGACGATTGTTTTACTTGTACTTGGATTGATCTTGTTCGGTTTGCCGAACATAACCCAGGTCGCGGCGCAACGACCGCGCGGCGCGCAACTCGCCGCGCCGGTCAAGCCGGTCTCGTTCGACGGCGATGTGCGCGCGTTGCCGCGTCCGCGCGCGCCGGAAGCCGCGATCGAAATGCCGCGCCCGCGTCGCGCGACGACGACGCTGCCAACTCTGCGCGCGCTGACCGATCCTGTACGCCAACGTACATCGAACGCTCCGCGCGCGGCAACGTCGCCGCTCCGCAGTTTCAAGGGACTCGACCGCGTGAACTGGGGTGCCGGTTGGCCCTCCGATCCGAACGGCGATGTCGGACCGAATCATTACATCCAAATGGTCAACACGTCGGTCGGCATTTACGCGAAAGATGGAACGCAACTCGCGGCGTTTCGACTCAACACATTTTTCAGCAACGCGCCTGCGCCGTGCAACACGAGTAATCGCGGCGACGTGATCGTGCTGTACGACGCATCGGTGGATCGGTGGATCGTCAGCGATTTCGCGTGGACCAACATTGACAATGGACCGTACTATGAGTGCATCGCGGTCTCCAAGACCGGCGATCCCGTGTCGGGTGGATGGTGGCAGTACGCCTTGCTCGCGCATTCCAGTTTCTTGAACGATTATCCCAAACTGGGTGTGTGGCGCGATGGCATCTACATGTCGGCGAATCTGTTCGATATTTTCGGCGGCGGCGCATTTGGCATTGACGAAGGGATTCGCGTGTGGGCGCTCAATCGCAACGAGTTGATCAACGGGTCAACCCTCAACGCGGTTTATTTCGATCTTGCGCCCGGGTACAACACGCTTTTGCCGGCAAATGTGCGCGGCGCGATGCCGCCCGGCGGTACGCCGGAATTTTTCGCGACGATCCGCGAATCCAACGCGTTCGTGTTTTGGAAATTTGCCGCCGACTGGAATACGCCGCTCAATTCGACATTCACCGGTCCCATCACGCGGACGGTCGCGGATTTTGTGATGCCGTGCGGTGCGGCGACGATCTATGCGTGTGTGCCGCAACTCAACGGCGAGGGGTTGGACGGACTGGGGGATCGCTTGATGATGCAGTTGCAGTACCGCAACATCGCGGGCACAGAATCATTGTGGGCGAATCACACCGTTGCCGCCGACGCGAACGTCGGCACACCGACCGGCATTCGCTGGTACGAGATTCGCGATCCCAACGGCGCGGCGAGTGTGTATCAGCAAAGCACGTTTCAACCCGATTCCAATTATCGTTGGATGGGGGGGCTGGCGGTGGATCAATTCGGCAACATGGCGCTGGGTTACAGTGTTTCGTCCGCGAGCATGTATCCGGCGATTCGTTACACGGGGCGACTCGCGAGCGATCCGCTCAACACGTTGACCCAGGGTGAGATTTCGCTGATCGATGGAACGGGCGCGCAGATCAACGGTTTCAATCGCTGGGGCGATTACTCGGCGATGACCGTTGACCCGGTAGACGATTGCACGTTCTGGTACACGAATCAATACTATGAAACGACGAGCAATCTTTGGCAAACGCGCATCGGCTCATTCATGTTGCCCGGTTGTCCACACATCTACTATTTGATTCCGATTCTCAAGAACGAGATACCGCATTGATGGGGAACGCGCCGGCGAGCGTTCTCTACATCAATATGCGCGATTATGCTTGTTGCGCCAACGCGCGCAACTGCACGTACCCGTCATCGCCGATCACGCGGCGCAACTCGGTTTCGAATTGCTCGAACAGCCAGTGTTCTTGATCGGACTCGACGAGGCATGTGTCGTATGCCTTGATGTCAACTCCGATCTCGGTGACATTGATGGCAATGTCAATCAAGGTCAACGGGAACATCCGGCAAAAGTACGGCTTGAGTTCTTCGATCTTGATGCCGTGTTCCAGCGCGTACGAGTGGATCGCGCACAATTTGTTCCGCATCCGAAACCAACAATGTTCATGCGGCGTATCGGGCTGATACACGGGAGTCGAGAGATAGGACGGACGCGACAAATCCCACTTGGCAAAATCGAACGGCTCGACCAAGTACGGTTGAAGTGCGTCGCCGAGCTGGACGATGCGTTGCGCGTCGTAGAGCGTCAGAAAGACACCTTCCGCGCAACAGTCGGCGCTGCAGGTGTTGTCTGTGCAGTGTCTCCGCAATTTGCGTTTCTCGATGAATTCGGGAGAAAGACGATGAGGACCGATCAAGATAGGCATAGTGCTCCAGTAGTTAGAATGATGTTGAGCGTACGATGGCGCACATTATAAGGAAAATCATCGGCGCGTCAAACGAAATCAACGTGACAACAGGGCGCGGTTGATTTCGCGCGCCAAGCCAGGACCGCGATAGACCAAGCCGGTGTACACTTGAATCAAGTGTGCGCCGGCGTTTAATTTCTCAATCGCATCGCGCGCGCGCGCGATGCCGCCCACGCCGATGATCGGCAACTTGCCGTCAGTGCGTTCCGCGATGTACCGAATCACTTGCGTTGCGCGCACGCGTAACGGCGCGCCGCTCAGTCCGCCGGTTTCATTCACGCGATTCGAAACACCGTCGCGGCTCAAGGTCGTGTTCGTCGCGATGACGCCGTCCACGCCGGCATCGCGAATCGCGGACAGCACATCGTCAATCTCGGCATCGTTCAAGTCCGGCGCGATCTTGACGAGGAGTGGCACGCGCGGCGACAATTGATTGCGCGTCGCGACGACCGCGCGAAGCAAATCGCGAATCGCCTCGCGTGATTGCAACTGGCGCAAACCCGGCGTGTTCGGACTGCTCACGTTGATCGCGACGTAATCGGCTTGCGAATGCATGTGGCGCAACAATTCACAGTATTCGTCCGCCGCGCGTTCGAGCGGCGTTTCCTTGTTCTTGCCGATGTTCACGCCGATTCGCGCATCCGTGCGCGCGAG containing:
- a CDS encoding NUDIX domain-containing protein, coding for MSNEPRVGVALILVQDKRVLLVQRKGVHGEGTWSTPGGHLEFGESPEECAAREAFEEVGVTARDVKFRAMTNDVFETTGKHYITLWMECRQFSDEPRINAPAEIADLGWFAWDALPQPLFLPLQNLLAGKCYPK
- a CDS encoding class I SAM-dependent methyltransferase codes for the protein MNEYLKSNRELWNTWTRVHVKSKMYDVEGFKRGDNRLDAVVRAGLGDVRGKSLLHLQCHFGLDTLNWARLGARVTGADFSEEAITTARALAREVGLDANFVCANIYDLPNALDDKFDIVFTSHGVLSWLPDLNAWGRVIAHFLKPGGTFFIAEGHPAAYIFDDDNPNDLRVRYPYFHTDAPGTSQVHGSYADRDADVHCVEYWWAFSIGDVINALTRAGLRIESLDEFPYNTWQMYPFMEQDAEGWWRLPARFPALPLMFALRATAEDRPQTAEGN
- a CDS encoding SIS domain-containing protein, with protein sequence MTSILRAEIYEQGDALARFLDAESANVARIAEKIRQSNIESITIAARGTSDNAATYGKYVFASFNRLPVALATPSLYTVYRTPPRLAHTLVIGISQSGESPDILAVLEEAKRQGAPTLAITNSVDSPFARTADDVILQHAGVEKTVGATKTYTTQLCALALLSVSLANDATRRRELDKVPDAVRHALSVDALAEPIAARWREANAALVIGRGYNYATAFEIALKMKELAYVLAEPFSSADFMHGPIAVVQDQFPVVVIAPRGKVCDDLIATARQLQAKGADVVMISDAPEARALGDASLALPGALPEWLSPLYAVIPGQLLALHLTVAKGIDPDHPRGLKKVTRTM
- a CDS encoding superoxide dismutase — protein: MAHQLPALPYSFDALEPHIDARTMEIHHGKHHAAYVTNLNAALEKYPNLQGKSIEALLKEINSVPEDIRTAVRNNGGGHMNHTMFWEIMGPKAGGEPTGALADAINKSFGSFAAFKEQLAKAGMGRFGSGWAWLINKGGALSIESTANQDQPIMDGKIAILGVDVWEHAYYLKYQNRRADYIAAWWNVVNWNEVARRFAAK
- a CDS encoding thiamine pyrophosphate-dependent dehydrogenase E1 component subunit alpha → MTTTFADSATQTQMQHRALGLSDEHALEMYWNMLLARRLDERMWILHRQHQVAFHISGIGHEAAQVGAAFALKKGHDWAHPYYRDMALVLTLGVTPRELMLALFGKQGEISSGARQMPAHFSHRALNIVTGSSPVATQIPQAAGIAFAIKYKRTDQVVLTCFGEGSTAEGDFHEGLNWASIHKLPVVFLCENNQYAISVPTTKQMAVPNVADRALAYGIPGIIADGNDVLDTYRVVRDAVERARRGEGATLVEAKTYRPVPHSSDDDDRTYRSREEVEEWKRKDPILRMRQYLESVKLLNEAKAQEYDARAKQVVDDAEQFARNAPLPRPEFALENVWGELSKA
- a CDS encoding alpha-ketoacid dehydrogenase subunit beta — its product is MPVLTNIEAVTRTLQEEMRRDPNIFITGEDVGVRGGVFRATKGLIEEFGDARVVDSPLAELSIVAVGIGAALYGLRPVSEIQFADFIAPAFNQIVNEAARIRYRSNGAWTCPLVMRTPYGGGVSGGLYHSQSIEATYAHIPGLYVVAPSTPRDTVGMLRYALRVDDPVLFLEHKKAYRLIKGDVPDEYYTIPFGKADVKRAGTDLTVIAYGLMMHYALDAAERVARDGISVEVIDPRTLNPLDKETILASVKKTSKALIVYEDNLTLGVGAEIAAIIASDAFEWLDAPVMRVAAPDIPAVPFSQPMQDFFMPNADKIEAAIRKLAAY
- a CDS encoding 2-oxo acid dehydrogenase subunit E2, whose translation is MATNVVMPQLGESVIEGTIGKWYKQVGDSIEQYESIMEVITDKVTTEIPSPASGTLLEIRVPEGATVNAGTILAVIGAADERVPSVPSVLSVPATSALATMPAATRATTSRLTPVVARMIAENKITDVELATIPGTGEGGRISKKDVEAFVARRSSASPMLPPSKPGNGNELPPWEQPGTGELFRPTEEVFGKPPPPAPPPSRTGEESEVVPLSPIRRAIAEHMVRSKQIAPHVTTVHEADMSRVMAYHKAHEAEFAKQGVKLTYTAFFVQAAIAALKAFPIVNASYTAQGIVLKRDVNIGIAVALDEGLIVPVVKRADEKSLLGIARAVNDLATRAREKRLQPDEVQGGTFTLTNYGVFGSLFGTPVINQPQSAIMGVGAIQKRAIVVNDAIAIRSMIYLALTFDHRLLDGAVGDQFMNRVKKFLEEHPEV
- a CDS encoding metallophosphoesterase; its protein translation is MPNVWQRDGARQWFLSLSRVRLQGIVLLGMKARCAIGILTCLLALVMFAPRATYGASPIVSTRFAIIGDFGLAGAAENDVANLVTSWNPEFIATVGDNNYPLGAAATIDANIGQYYHDFIAPYTGSYGAGAATNRFYPTPGNHDWYTANAQPYLDYFTLPGNERYYDFVWGNVHLFMLDSDANEPDGITSVSTQATWLQSRLGASTARWKLVLLHHAPYSSSSAHGSNPTLQWNYAGWGASAVIAGHDHTYERILKNGLPYFVNGLGGYPGIYGFKATPETGSAVRYNADFGALRVSASDANITFEFINRAGAVIDTYSLNKVYYFPLIAR
- a CDS encoding quinone-dependent dihydroorotate dehydrogenase, with amino-acid sequence MNYSLFRSLLFRLDPEQAHHLTLGLLRCGGDFAPTRALLRAMFEVNDPRLLVEAFGVQFKNPVGLAAGYDKNGIAVRGLNALGFGHIEVGTVTLRPQPGNPRPRIFRIPESNALINRMGFPSDGVDALKLARTDARIGVNIGKNKETPLERAADEYCELLRHMHSQADYVAINVSSPNTPGLRQLQSREAIRDLLRAVVATRNQLSPRVPLLVKIAPDLNDAEIDDVLSAIRDAGVDGVIATNTTLSRDGVSNRVNETGGLSGAPLRVRATQVIRYIAERTDGKLPIIGVGGIARARDAIEKLNAGAHLIQVYTGLVYRGPGLAREINRALLSR